Genomic segment of bacterium:
TGTCCAGGTGCCCGTAGGCGTCGCTGAGTACGACGAGCAGCGCGGGCGGGTTGCTGCCGGTGCGCGTCACGTTGAAAACGGCCGGGCCCAGGTTGCTCGACAGCGCGGGCAGGGTGCCGAGCGCGAGCGCGCCGGTGTTGATGGTCAGGCTGCTACCGGCCGTGGCGAAGGCCTCGGCCTGCACGGCGATCGCATCGCCGCGGCCCCAGTTGCTGAGGGAGAGCGCGAAGTCGGCGCTCTCGCCGTCCTCGATCTCGCCGTCGCCGTCGCCGCCGGCGGCATCGTCGAGCGTGCTGGCATGCAAGCCGAGCGCCGCTGCCGCGGCCTCGAGGAAGAAGTCCTCGTTGAAAGCGCCCTGGCCGGTGCTGAGAGCGAGAGCGAAGGGCAGGATCTCGTCGTCGACTGCCGTATCGAGCACCCGGATGAGATAGGGGTTCGTCCCCGAGGCGCTCGCGCCCTGCGCGATGTTCCCGTAGCTGTCCGTGCCGTCGAGGATCGTCAGGTGGGGAGAGCTGGTGGTCAAGGTTCCGGCCACTGCAGTCGCCGAGGCCGTGCCGCCGTTGGTGAGCGTGAGCGTGAGCTGCACCGTCTCGCCGCGCTCGGGCAGGCCGTTGCCGTTGCCGACCACGCTGCCACCGCTCGTGTCGTTGACGGTCACCGCGGCGATGTAGGGGCGCGGCGCCGCCACCGGCGCCGTGACGCTGAACATCCCCGTGTAGGGGCGGCAGTCGCGGGCCTCGGCATTGACGTGGTAGGTGCCCACCGTCTCTGCCTTGAGATTGAAGCTCACCTGGCCGCTGCCGTTGGTGGTGGCCCACTGATAGTCCTCGTCGCCCTTGCGCAGGGTGACCTTGGCGCCGGCGAGCGGGATGCCGAAGCCCTTGGTGACCGTGAAGCTGAGCGGTCCGCTGCCGAGGGCGAAGTTCACGGGCAGGTTGGTCTGCAGGGTGCCCGCGGCTGCGTAGTGCAGCCAGTTGCTCGGGTCGGCCAGCAGCGTGAAGGTGGAGTGCGCCCAGCGGTGGCCGCTGTCGATGAGAGTCTCGCCGTTGTAGTAAGCGAGGCTCGCCGTGTAGAGATCGCCCAGGCGCAGCGAGGGGTTGTAGCGGACCAAGCCGAAGAAGATGTCCATGTACAGGGCGCTGATGTTGGCAAAGGTCTCGCGGGTCGAGCCGATCACCGCCCAGGCGCCGCCGTTCGGGTTCTTGACGAAGGCCTCGGCGATCGAGTTGTAGTCGAAGGCGGCCGCCGTGCAGTTGATCATGTAGAGCAGGAAGGTGCGGTTGCCGTTGTCGAGCTGGACGGCCATCGTGTTGTCGATGCTGCCGTTGCCCACGCGCATCGTCTGGCGCTCGCCGTGGCCGTTGTGCAGGACGATGCCGAAGCCGTTGGACATCGAATCCAGGGCCGCCTGGACGGTCAGCGCCAGCGAGCCCGGGTAGACCGTGTAGTTCTCGTAGAGGCGCACGACCTGGTGCTGAGGCCCGGTGTACTTGACGTAGATCGACTCGCAGTACGCGGCGCCGTCGATGATGATGGTCTGGCCCGGCACCCAGTCGGTGGGAAAGAGCACTTCGCCCAGCATCAGGATGCGGTGCTGGTAGGGCGTCATGCCCGCGCCGTGGTAGGTGCCCTGCTTGCTGAGCAGCGTGCTGCACTCGCTGCGATTGCGCGCCGGCAAGCGGCCGGCGGTGATCTCGGCCAGCCAATCGGTGACATCGCCCGGATCGCTGACCAGGGTGTCCGCGGCTTCGGCCCAGCGCGCATCATGGTCGGCATTCCAGTCGCCATCCAGGCAGGCGTAGTACATGTCGGTGGGCGCCTCGGTCCCGCTACCGCCGAAGATCTCCGTGTAGGCGTAGCGCGGCGGGATGATGTTCGCATCACCAACCAGGAGCAGGTACTCCAGCGACCACTTCGCATAGGCGTCCTGGACGAAGCGGCGGATCATCTCGGCCGGATCGCTGCCCATCGGATAGTGCTCGGCGATCCATTCGAGGCTGCGCACCACGGTCGGCACGCCCTGGTTCGTGCGAGCCTGGGCGTAGGTCTCGCAGAGGTCGGCGAAGGAATCCGGCGTGACGATGACCATCGCGACCGTGGCGCCTTCGACGCCCGGCACCTCTGTCGGGAAGCCGCCGCCGCCGGCGGCGCGATCGCCGGGGCTCTCGGGCAATGCCTCGGGATTCAGCAGCAGATCGCCGAGGCGTGTCTCGAGACGATCGCGCAGCGGGAAGTCGGGGCGCTCCGGGCGCAGCAGGGACGCCGACTCGCCGCTCGCAGCGCTGATCAGGCGCAGGCGAGCATCCTTGAGGGCGACGAGCGCGCCGGCCGCGCTGCGGAAGGGAGTGAGGGTGATCGATTGCACGAGGCGTCCGTGCAGGCGCTGCGGCGCGCCCAGCTCGACGCGGTAGTCCGCGCTCCAGAGCGGGCCGCCACCGGTGGCGGGAGCGACGGTGCCTTCGCTGCCGATCAGCGGCAGTCGCAGGGCTTCGCGGGCGAGCGGGCCGACGCTCTCCTCGCGCGCGACGATCAGCTCGGCGGCGGCGAGGCGTTCGCCCTCGTCGAGCAGCCAGTACCAGGTGAGGGTCGGCGAGAGGCTGCGATCGGCGGCTGGGTCGGCGCAGACTTCGGCCAGCCAGCGGCCGGTCGGGCGCTCGGCATCCCAGGCGCTGTCCAGAGGCAGCGCACGTTCCACGACGGCGGCTTGTGACGCCGGCGCCGTGAGCATGAGGGAGAGGAGAGTGAGGGAAAGCAGCAGGCAGCGGGTCAGCGGGCTGCGAGTCATTCGGTACGTCCTTGGGCGAAGCTCGTCGCGGGTTGAACCGTTTCGG
This window contains:
- a CDS encoding T9SS type A sorting domain-containing protein, producing MTRSPLTRCLLLSLTLLSLMLTAPASQAAVVERALPLDSAWDAERPTGRWLAEVCADPAADRSLSPTLTWYWLLDEGERLAAAELIVAREESVGPLAREALRLPLIGSEGTVAPATGGGPLWSADYRVELGAPQRLHGRLVQSITLTPFRSAAGALVALKDARLRLISAASGESASLLRPERPDFPLRDRLETRLGDLLLNPEALPESPGDRAAGGGGFPTEVPGVEGATVAMVIVTPDSFADLCETYAQARTNQGVPTVVRSLEWIAEHYPMGSDPAEMIRRFVQDAYAKWSLEYLLLVGDANIIPPRYAYTEIFGGSGTEAPTDMYYACLDGDWNADHDARWAEAADTLVSDPGDVTDWLAEITAGRLPARNRSECSTLLSKQGTYHGAGMTPYQHRILMLGEVLFPTDWVPGQTIIIDGAAYCESIYVKYTGPQHQVVRLYENYTVYPGSLALTVQAALDSMSNGFGIVLHNGHGERQTMRVGNGSIDNTMAVQLDNGNRTFLLYMINCTAAAFDYNSIAEAFVKNPNGGAWAVIGSTRETFANISALYMDIFFGLVRYNPSLRLGDLYTASLAYYNGETLIDSGHRWAHSTFTLLADPSNWLHYAAAGTLQTNLPVNFALGSGPLSFTVTKGFGIPLAGAKVTLRKGDEDYQWATTNGSGQVSFNLKAETVGTYHVNAEARDCRPYTGMFSVTAPVAAPRPYIAAVTVNDTSGGSVVGNGNGLPERGETVQLTLTLTNGGTASATAVAGTLTTSSPHLTILDGTDSYGNIAQGASASGTNPYLIRVLDTAVDDEILPFALALSTGQGAFNEDFFLEAAAAALGLHASTLDDAAGGDGDGEIEDGESADFALSLSNWGRGDAIAVQAEAFATAGSSLTINTGALALGTLPALSSNLGPAVFNVTRTGSNPPALLVVLSDAYGHLDSLTLLLERPQGDPWPPNYAFGADPTRLRLNWEPGLVTGVAGYRVFRAEQAAGPYQLISTEWVENATYEDAGLPPFMSYWYRIQPLSAAGLTGALSDSSKVTTQLPLREGWPQTVAMETASTPIVGDFNGDGVNEIFVAADKVYGFKLDGTELSDGDNNPLTHGVISSLGSNFRNCPLAAADLTDSPGIELVAGSWDTGQIIVWEFSDGPGGIQAQLVPGWPKQIANPNGYGIWAAPALADIDGDRRLEILVTDVGGYLNAWNGDGSVVAGFPKSGIGNWTRSTTGLADIDGDGDSEIFLPTSGGQLRGYQGSGANLPGFPKTGMSAIFSSPALGDIDDDGFIEIVVAAENDSLYVYNHTGSRLTGWPRHFINHNTAIKCPSPALADITGDGVPEIFAVGVTSDHETTLGWLNDSGAWLPGWPQLIIDHSQAGATVGDLDGDGDFEVVLPHENGKIDAWHHDGTPVDGFPLVTSEYARSAASLLDVDEDGLLDMVFVGWDRNVYIWEFPTAYDPAMMPWYTYMHDFHRTGNPSTIDWVVGVDDEDPLPAGRVFRLDDNWPNPFNPSTNIRFTVGGASAQDVRLEIYDLRGRRLRSLTAGSLAPGTYLHKWDGRDEAGSELPSGIYFARLKVGRASETKKLTLLK